In a genomic window of Streptomyces sp. NBC_01142:
- a CDS encoding condensation domain-containing protein, giving the protein MSPRIPLSYAQRRMWFHQQVAGPGPTYNVPLVLRLTGPLDPAALEDAVADVVARHESLRTVFPDVDGEPTQHILDSTVSRPALHQRQVTSTERAAVLRQEARHAFDLATDAPIRATLLHTRPDEHILLILIHHIATDDWSSTPLTRQLSEAYTARLAGTAPDWEPLPVQYADYAVWQRDVLGDEHDPDSEMAAHLAYWKSDLAGTPELLSLPVDRTRPPVASGHGHRVPFGWDEETQARLVALARETGTTVFMTVQAAVAALLTRLGAGTDIPLGAAFSGRTDESLDDLIGFFTNTLVLRTDTSGNPTFRQLVLRTRETNLSAHAHQDFPFDRLVDALKPTRSLSHHPLFQVMLAYQNAGRNQLSLPGLEVSVEEVDTGVAKFDLALVFSECDPASAADGRSGMEGSLHYSTDLFEESSARTMTERLVRLVRCAAADPDRPVPSIDLLSAEERTRLLTEWNDIDSHLAALWAAHTPSETAPGSTRRPPRTEPKVTS; this is encoded by the coding sequence GTGAGTCCGCGGATTCCGCTGTCGTACGCCCAGCGCAGGATGTGGTTCCACCAGCAAGTGGCGGGCCCGGGCCCGACGTACAACGTCCCACTCGTCCTTCGCCTCACCGGTCCACTCGACCCTGCGGCGCTGGAGGATGCCGTCGCGGACGTCGTGGCACGCCACGAGAGTCTCCGCACGGTGTTTCCCGACGTCGACGGAGAACCCACCCAGCACATCCTCGACAGCACCGTGTCCCGACCCGCTCTCCACCAGCGCCAGGTCACCTCCACCGAACGTGCCGCAGTGCTCCGGCAGGAGGCCCGCCACGCCTTCGATCTCGCCACCGACGCCCCGATCCGCGCCACACTCCTGCACACGCGGCCCGATGAGCACATCCTGCTCATCCTCATCCATCACATCGCCACGGACGACTGGTCCTCCACCCCGCTCACCCGCCAGCTCTCCGAGGCCTACACGGCCCGCCTCGCCGGCACCGCACCGGACTGGGAACCGTTGCCGGTGCAGTACGCCGACTACGCGGTGTGGCAGCGGGACGTACTGGGCGACGAGCACGACCCGGACAGTGAGATGGCTGCTCATCTCGCTTACTGGAAAAGCGATTTGGCGGGCACCCCAGAACTGCTCAGCCTGCCGGTCGACCGCACCAGGCCTCCCGTGGCATCCGGTCACGGACACCGTGTCCCCTTCGGCTGGGACGAGGAGACACAGGCGCGCCTGGTCGCTCTCGCACGGGAGACGGGCACGACGGTCTTCATGACCGTGCAGGCAGCGGTCGCTGCGCTGCTCACCCGCCTGGGAGCGGGCACGGACATACCGCTGGGCGCCGCGTTCTCCGGACGCACGGACGAGTCCCTCGACGACCTGATCGGGTTCTTCACCAACACTCTGGTGCTACGGACCGACACATCGGGCAACCCGACCTTCCGTCAGCTCGTCCTGAGGACCAGGGAGACGAACCTGTCTGCCCACGCGCACCAGGACTTTCCCTTCGACCGCCTGGTCGACGCCCTCAAACCCACTCGCTCCCTGAGCCACCACCCCCTGTTCCAGGTCATGCTGGCCTACCAGAACGCGGGCCGGAACCAGCTCTCGCTGCCGGGCCTGGAGGTCTCCGTGGAGGAGGTCGACACGGGGGTGGCCAAATTCGACCTGGCCCTCGTCTTCTCCGAATGCGATCCCGCCTCCGCGGCCGACGGCCGGTCCGGTATGGAGGGGTCCCTGCACTACTCCACCGACCTCTTCGAGGAGAGCTCCGCCAGGACAATGACGGAGCGTCTGGTGCGACTGGTCCGCTGCGCTGCCGCCGACCCCGACCGCCCCGTCCCGTCCATCGATCTCCTCTCCGCCGAGGAACGCACCCGCCTGTTGACCGAATGGAACGACATCGACAGCCACCTCGCTGCCCTGTGGGCCGCCCACACACCCTCCGAAACCGCCCCGGGCAGCACACGCCGACCACCGCGTACGGAGCCGAAGGTCACGTCCTGA